A DNA window from Tachysurus fulvidraco isolate hzauxx_2018 chromosome 4, HZAU_PFXX_2.0, whole genome shotgun sequence contains the following coding sequences:
- the anapc1 gene encoding anaphase-promoting complex subunit 1 isoform X2, protein MSNVHEERAAMMIAAGELQPFVPFGREHCQRHPSAVNLQLRQLQPAPELWCSDGTAGLVGSLQEVSLQEREKESWQLRKSSAVLSDEAEYEEELYVAGHMVIWSRGTKSQSSYVYKAFTVDSPVQQALWCNFTVPQSRKEEKDTVEQSVCIVQSTCVNVHSVSGKDFISPLPFQVSFLWPTKFGLLFERKNVTSDAPLSPSREPLPTLFSMLHPLDEIAPVVCKSTACLFEMQRLQYVSDSALQVVFSCAEPSIIMTYDTQQCSHTIWSLRKVTPEEQSTVLKCPSQDGTAQTPTAAPTFLGTHLRSMSRLDSPGSPLHCHALHNQSRVPASPSLHSRAHSPSISNMAALSRAHSPGMAAPSFTGAQRFNMSCHSPSARGHSLLTSPNSTLNETALMPEMEPILPHLCIEQLWTETISSYREKSCQASKVFITSDLCENRYLCFLVESHQQLRCVKFLESNETSQLIFASVTSIPAKDAAPLADIDALLVLENNGSLVLYTGVTQVSKVFVPGLLSPTFSLPNALPHLNTPLENVSTPAKATVHHMSRLPESDMPSPVSEMRTVQHHESSWLEDSPFQQATPHIQALRDPVSNRLTLELSNGSMLRITIPEVATSELVKRSLQAIRFILPKDTAMKVLVKWYNVYNAPGGPSMHQEWNLFVTCLMTLMGYNTERLSWTRNVSNLLFEVPLSPVIAPKKARPADTGSDEDWAYLCSSDYHSQVSVYPAPGMSSLHAEVSAGIMTESGPAAGLEPSALLFTHIPALFYVLHLLYEDLKLDELQCSGARALVGLLQQMARDLEQEEYIDLYWRDYPSFIKSFKETCKIDRAQMELMSWPAYLNGEVPCVFAWLSSCLRGQEVPPFPYLPGICERTKLIVLSYALYVVEDENAVSSNVSKYLSRLSAGQKKGFTEPALRRQSSVKQSSPAGCLAEKLVVWLTSEGFMLKDLESVPFGVALPIRDAIVQCREHPCSDWSEEVCALIGRQDLTKQAHKVSLAKGKPMVALNEPLESPITSEADEEEDGMTDLHPEVTGLIWSRDLRVQEVRRLLQSSRPVRVNVPHLPEVSDHEYIEEKENKLLQLCQRTMALPVGRGLFTLFSYHPVPTEPLPVPKLNLTGRAPPRNTTVDLNSGNVDVPPNMASWPSFHNGVAAGLKIAPASRVESAWITYNKPKSTELANEYAGFLMALGLNGHLTKLATLNIHDYLTKGHEMTSIGLLLGVSAAKLGTMDMSVTRLLSIHVPALLPPTSTELDVPHSVQVAAVVGIGLVYQGTGHRHNAEVLLAEIGRPPGPEMEYCSDRESYSLAAGLALGMVCLGHGSNLIGMTDLNVPEQLYQYMVGGHRRTHTGINREKHKSPSYQIKEGDTINVDVTCPGATLALAMIYLKTNNRSIADWLKAPDTMFLLDFIKPEFLLLRTLARCLIMWDEILPNEEWVTSNVPQIIQENIGLQDDALVSEDLNMETLVQAHDYIIAGACMAVGFRFAGSANSDAFDCLYKFARNFMKSLTSTTSTATVSGQYNLQTCLSMVLLATSMVMAGSGNLKVLQLCRFLHKRTFGEMNYGFHMAHHMALGLLFLGGGRYTLSTSNSAIAALLCALYPHFPAHSTDNRYHLQALRHLCVLAAEPRLLVPVDVDTLKPCYALLDVTYKETQWYEETTVELMAPTMLPELHLLKQIKVKGPRYWELNIDLTKGTPHLQSILSRDGVLYVKLRAGQLPYKDDPRGWKSLLAASVNNRNPEVRTFKPEAISTFTSDAALVSFAKYFCEDSENMKNKQETVALFSAILYECVTQENPEMLPTHISIDQVVKALEQGDLSETFSLWQMKLVLELCESRILQQRLRDTQRQSRGLLLSSEFLPVMKSSADQALDRWLCDNRHVLQEYIRRQSTSDDTDTSILACFLVYHSIPSFRKMATVDLDGCSTFPELLLKFSQLGVPVRGLLHLSPLLLQDGGSAILQNFSSDPQKA, encoded by the exons ATGTCGAACGTGCATGAAGAGAGAGCTGCCATGATGATTGCCGCTGGGGAACTGCAGCCGTTTGTCCCGTTCGGCCGTGAGCACTGCCAACGCCACCCAAGCGCCGTGAATCTCCAGCTGCGCCAGCTGCAGCCTGCCCCCGAGCTCTGGTGCTCTGATGGAACGGCCGGATTAGTGGGCTCCTTGCAGGAGGTCAGCCtccaggagagagagaaa GAGTCCTGGCAGCTGAGGAAAAGCTCAGCTGTGTTGAGTGATGAAGCCGAGTATGAAGAGGAGCTGTACGTAGCCGGACACATGGTCATCTGGAGCCGTGGGACCAAAAGTCAATCTTCATATGTTTACAAGGCTTTCACTGTGGACAGTCCCGTTCAGCAG GCCCTGTGGTGTAATTTCACTGTTCCTCAATCCCGGAAAGAGG aaaaGGACACGGTTGAACAGAGTGTCTGCATCGTGCAAAGCACATGTGTGAATGTACACTCTGTGAGTGGGAAGGACTTCATATCCCCATTGCCGTTTCAG GTCTCCTTTTTGTGGCCCACTAAGTTTGGATTGCTTTTTGAGCGCAAAAATGTCACATCTGATGCTCCACTGAGCCCCTCAAG GGAGCCTCTTCCGACACTATTTAGCATGCTCCACCCTCTGGATGAAATAGCCCCTGTTGTCTGCAAGTCTACAG CATGCCTGTTTGAGATGCAGCGGCTGCAGTATGTATCTGACAGCGCGCTTCAAGTGGTGTTCTCCTGTGCAGAACCCTCCATCATCATGACCTatgacacacagcagtgcagtCATACTATCTGGTCTTTGCGCAAAGTCACACCAGAG GAGCAGTCTACGGTTTTGAAGTGTCCCAGTCAGGATGGGACGGCTCAGACCCCCACAGCCGCGCCCACTTTCCTTGGCACCCACCTGAGGAGCATGAGCCGGCTAGACTCCCCTGGCTCGCCCCTACACTGTCATGCGCTGCATAACCAGAGTCGTGTGCCCGCCTCTCCCTCACTGCACTCCCGGGCACATTCTCCCAGTATCTCCAACATGGCTGCTCTCAG CCGAGCCCACTCCCCTGGCATGGCAGCACCTTCTTTTACGGGAGCACAGCGCTTCAACATGTCATGCCACTCACCGTCAGCCCGCGGACACAGCCTGCTGACATCCCCCAACAGCACCCTGAATGAAACAGCACTAATGCCTGAGATGGAGCCCATCCTGCCTCACCTCTGCATTGAGCAGCTATGGACAGAGACTATTAGTTCCTACAG GGAGAAGAGCTGCCAGGCATCCAAAGTGTTCATTACTTCTGACTTGTGTGAGAACAGATATCTGTGCTTCCTGGTTGAATCCCACCAGCAGCTCAG ATGCGTCAAGTTTCTTGAAAGCAATGAAACTTCCCAGCTCATATTTGCTTCAGTTACCTCCATTCCGGCTAAAGATGCGGCACCTTTGGCG GACATAGATGCTTTGCTGGTATTAGaaaacaatggcagcttggtctTGTACACCGGAGTCACACAG GTGAGCAAAGTGTTTGTCCCAGGTCTTCTGTCACCAACCTTCAGTTTGCCAAACGCCCTGCCGCACTTAAACACCCCTTTGGAGAACGTGAGCACTCCAGCGAAAGCAACCGTCCACCATATGAGCAGGCTCCCAGAG TCCGACATGCCTTCCCCGGTGTCAGAGATGAGAACAGTGCAGCATCATGAGTCATCGTGGCTAGAGGATTCTCCATTCCAGCAGGCAACGCCACATATCCAAGCCCTGCGAGACCCAGTCAGCAACCGCCTCACACTG GAGCTGAGCAATGGCTCAATGCTGAGGATCACCATTCCTGAAGTGGCTACATCAGAGCTGG tgaaaCGATCCCTGCAAGCCATTCGGTTCATTTTGCCCAAAGACACCGCTATGAAGGTGCTGGTAAAGTGGTACAATGTCTACAACGCTCCCGGAGGACCCAGCATGCATCAGGAGTGGAATCTGTTTGTCACATGCCTGATGACACTGATGGGCTACAACACGGAGCGGCTGTCGTGGACACGGAACGTCAGTAAC CTGCTTTTTGAAGTGCCCCTCTCACCGGTAATTGCTCCCAAGAAGGCACGTCCAGCTGATACAGGGTCTGACGAA GACTGGGCATACCTCTGTAGCTCAGACTACCACAGCCAGGTGTCTGTGTATCCAGCCCCAGGCATGTCCAGTCTGCATGCAGAAGTGTCTGCTGGTATCATGACTGAGAGCGGGCCGGCAGCAGGGCTGGAGCCCTCAGCTCTGCTCTTCACCCACATCCCAGCACTTTTCTATGTGCTCCATCTGCTGTATGAGGACTTAAAACTGGACGAGCTCCAGTGTAGCGGCGCCCGTGCCCTCGTGGGCCTCCTCCAACAGATGGCCAG GGACCTGGAGCAGGAGGAATACATTGATTTGTACTGGCGTGATTACCCCTCATTCATCAAAAGCTTCAAGGAAACCTGCAAGATAGATCGGG CTCAGATGGAGTTGATGAGCTGGCCAGCATACTTGAATGGCGAAGTTCCATGTGTATTTGCGTGGCTAAGCAGCTGTCTGAGGGGACAGGAAGTGCCCCCATTTCCATACCTGCCTGGCATTTGTGAGAGGACCAAACTGATTGTGTTG AGCTATGCGCTATATGTAGTGGAAGATGAAAATGCGGTTTCATCTAATGTGTCTAAGTACCTGTCCCGGCTCTCTGCAG GGCAGAAGAAGGGTTTCACTGAGCCTGCCCTAAGAAG ACAGAGCAGTGTAAAGCAGAGTTCTCCAGCAGGCTGTCTCGCAGAGAAACTGGTGGTGTGGttgacctctgaag GCTTTATGCTGAAAGATCTGGAGTCTGTGCCTTTTGGTGTGGCGCTGCCTATCCGTGATGCCATCGTCCAGTGCAGAGAGCATCCCTGCTCCGATTGGTCTGAAGAGgtctgtgctctgattggacGACAGGATTTAACCAAGCAGGCTCACAAGGTTTCCCTGGCCAAAGGAAAACCG atGGTAGCCCTAAATGAGCCACTAGAATCTCCAATAACGAGTGAGgcagatgaggaagaggatggtATGACAGATCTTCACCCAGAGGTGACGGGACTGATCTGGAGCCGTGACCTTCGTGTTCAAGAGGTTCGCCGGTTGCTCCAAAGCTCCAGACCTGTGCGGGTCAACGTCCCCCACCTGCCAGAGGTCAGCGACCATGAGTATATTGAGGAGAAGGAGAACAA ACTTCTCCAGCTGTGCCAGCGCACCATGGCTCTCCCTGTGGGTCGAGGACTCTTCACACTGTTTTCGTACCATCCAGTGCCGACCGAGCCCCTGCCTGTGCCCAAGCTCAACCTGACTG GACGAGCGCCACCCAGGAACACCACTGTGGACCTGAACAGTGGCAATGTTGATGTGCCACCAAATATGGCAAGCTGGCCCAGCTTTCACAACGGTGTGGCAGCAGGCTTGAAGATTGCGCCAGCATCGCGTGTCGAATCGGCTTGGATCACCTACAACAAACCGAAGAGCACTGAGCTTGCCAACGAGTACGCAGGCTTCCTAATGGCGCTCGGCCTTAACGGCCACCTCACCAAACTTGCCACGCTAAATATCCACGACTATCTAACTAAG GGCCATGAGATGACGAGCATAGGGCTCTTGTTGGGTGTTTCAGCAGCTAAGCTGGGCACTATGGACATGTCAGTCACACGCCTGCTGAGCATCCATGTGCCTGCTCTGCTTCCACCCACATCCACTGAACTGGATGTGCCACACAGTGTGCAGGTGGCAGCAGTGGTGGGTATCGGACTAGTGTACCAGGGTACTGGACACCGCCACAATGCTGAGGTGCTGCTTGCAGAGATAG GCCGTCCTCCCGGGCCTGAAATGGAATACTGCTCAGACAGAGAGTCCTATTCTCTAGCAGCAGGTCTGGCACTTGGCATGGTTTGCCTTGGG CATGGGAGTAACCTGATCGGCATGACAGACCTGAATGTGCCGGAGCAGCTTTACCAGTACATGGTGGGAGGACACCGACGCACACATACCGGCATTAACCGAGAGAAGCATAAATCCCCAAGCTACCAGATAAAG gAAGGTGACACGATCAATGTGGATGTGACCTGCCCTGGTGCCACCTTGGCTCTTGCTATGATCTATCTTAAAACCAACAATAG gTCTATAGCTGATTGGTTGAAAGCCCCAGACACCATGTTCCTTCTGGACTTCATCAAGCCTGAATTTCTGCTGCTAAGG ACTCTGGCCAGATGCCTCATCATGTGGGATGAGATACTGCCTAATGAGGAATGGGTGACTAGCAATGTGCCTCAG ATAATTCAAGAGAACATCGGACTGCAGGATGATGCACTAGTATCGGAGGATCTGAACATGGAAACTTTGGT ACAAGCTCATGATTATATCATCGCTGGGGCCTGCATGGCTGTGGGTTTTAGATTTGCTGGATCTGCAAATTCTGATGCCTTTGACTGCCTG TACAAGTTTGCCCGAAACTTCATGAAGTCTCTCACTAGCACCACGTCTACAGCTACAGTT TCGGGGCAGTATAACCTGCAGACATGTCTGAGCATGGTGCTTTTGGCCACTTCCATGGTCATGGCTGGCTCAGGGAACCTAAAGGTGCTTCAGCTCTGCCGTTTTCTGCACAAGCGTACTTTCGGTGAGATGAACTACGGATTCCATATGGCTCACCACATGGCCTTGGGCCTGCTCTTTCTCGGAGGAGGCAG GTACACACTCAGCACCTCAAACTCCGCCATTGCTGCCCTTCTCTGTGCTCTTTATCCTCACTTCCCGGCTCATAGCACAGATAATAG GTATCATCTCCAGGCCTTGCGTCACCTCTGTGTGCTGGCAGCTGAGCCTCGGTTACTCGTTCCTGTGGATGTAGACACTCTGAAACCGTGTTATGCCTTGCTTGACGTCACCTACAAG GAAACACAGTGGTATGAGGAGACAACTGTGGAATTGATGGCTCCCACTATGCTCCCCGAACTTCATCTCCTGAAACAG ATTAAAGTGAAGGGTCCGAGATACTGGGAACTGAACATCGATCTGACAAAAGGAACTCCGCATCTGCA GTCCATCCTTTCCAGAGATGGCGTTCTTTATGTGAAGCTGCGTGCTGGACAGCTGCCCTACAAGGATGATCCTCGGGGTTGGAAAAGTCTTCTGGCTGCTAGTGTGAACAACAGAAACCCAGAAGTGCGCACTTTCAAG CCTGAAGCCATTTCAACATTCACGTCAGATGCTGCCTTGGTTTCCTTTGCAAAGTACTTCTGTGAAGACTCGGAAAACATGAAGAAT AAACAGGAGACCGTTGCCTTATTCTCAGCtatactgtatgaatgtgtgaCCCAGGAAAATCCAGAGATGCTGCCCACTCATATCTCTATTGATCAg GTCGTGAAGGCTCTGGAGCAGGGTGACCTGAGTGAGACGTTCTCTCTGTGGCAGATGAAGTTAGTGCTGGAGCTCTGTGAGAGCAGAATATTACAGCAGAGACTGCGGGACACACAAAGGCAAAGCCGTGGTCTGCTGCTAAGTTCCGAGTTCCTGCCCGTCATGAAGAGCTCAGCCGACCAGGCTCTAGACCGCTGGCTTTGTG ACAACAGACATGTGCTACAGGAGTACATTAGAAGGCAGTCTACCAGTGACGATACAGACACCAGCATTTTAGCCTGCTTCTTGGTCTATCACTCAATTCCTAGCTTCAGGAAGATGGCCACTGTAGACCTTGATG GATGCTCCACTTTCCCTGAGCTGCTGTTGAAGTTCAGTCAGTTGGGCGTTCCTGTTCGAGGCCTGCTGCATCTCAGTCCTTTGCTCTTACAGGATGGTGGCTCGGCAATATTACAAAACTTTTCCTCTGACCCACAGAAGGCGTGA